ATTTCGGCCCGCGAGTCCCACCGGGCAGGGTTGACGTCGGTGACCGCCGACTGGTGGGGCGAGACGCAGCTTCCGGCCAGAAGCGCGGCCGCCACGGCCGCGATATGCCCTGCCGAGCGTTTCACCGCGCTATTGGTTTTGATGCGTTCCGCCGTTATTGCCGCCTTCGCTGCCGCCTCCGTTGCCGTTATTGCCGGCCGGGGCGTTTCCGCCGTTGTTTCCGTTTCCGCGGCGGCGGTTGCGGTTGTTGCGGCTGCGGTTTCCGCCCTCGCGGCCGCCTCCGTTGTTTTCACGGGGTTCGCGGCCGTTGTTCTCGCGGGGTTCGCGGCCGTTGTTTTCGCCTCGGTTATTGTCGCCGCGGCCGTTGCCGTTGTGCGGACGCTCGCCGTTGCCGCCGTTCTGACGCTCCCCTCCGTTGCCTCCGTTGCCTCCGTTGCGCGGACGGTCGTTGCGGCGCGGCTGCCTGTCGGGACGGCCGGGCTGTCCTTCACGCGGCTGGCGGGTCTCCCCGCCGGACTCCTGCGGCGTCTGTCCGTTCTGCCCTGCGGGGCGTCCCTGCTCGCCGCGGCCCTTGTTGTTGCGGCCGCCGCGCTTGCGGCGTTTGGCCTGGTCGAAGCGGGTGATGCTGTCCTCCTCCGAACGGTAGGTCGGCTCCTCGATCTCCGGGCGGATGTCGTCGGCGTCCTGCAACCGTTCGACCTTCTTACCCTGGCGGTTCAGCGCCATGATCTCCCGCACGCGCGAAACGGGCAACGTGGTGACGTTGGCCATCGCCTCCTTCGACGAAGAGAAGGTCATCGTTCCGGCCAGCACGTCGCTCTTGACGCAGAACCATTCGCCTTCGGCGGCCTGGAGCGGTTCGCGCAGGCGCGGGAACTCCTTGCGGGCGTCGACATAGGTGTCGTATTCGTACATCATGCAGCACTTGAGTTTCGAGCACTGCCCGGCCAGCTTCTGGGGGTTGAGCGAAATGTCCTGCACGCGCGCGGCTCCGGTCGTGACGCTCGAAAAGCTCGACATCCACGACGCGCAGCACAGTTCGCGGCCGCAGGCGCCCAGTCCGCCGATGCGTCCGGCCTCCTGGCGGGCGCCGATCTGCTTCATCTCGATGCGGATGTGGAACCGTTCGGCGAAGACCTTGATCAGTTCGCGGAAGTCCACGCGCTCGTCGGCGATGTAGTAGAAGATGGCTTTGATCTTGTCGCCCTGATACTCCACGTCGCCGATTTTCATGTTCAGGCCCATGTCGGCGGCGATCTGCCGCGAGGCGATCATCGTCTCGTGCTCCAGCGCGATGGCCTCCTGCCACTTTTCGATATCGTAGGGTTTGGCCTTGCGGTAGATCTTCTTGTATTCGCCGTTGTAGGGGTTGAATCCCGTGCGGCGCATCTGGCGCGCCACCAGGTCGCCCGTGAGCGACACGACGCCGATGTCGTGGCCCGGCGACGCTTCGACGGCCACGATGTCGCCCCGTTTGAGGTCGAGGTTGTTGACGTTCTGGTAGAACGAACGGCGGGTGTTCTTGAAACGCACCTCGACGATGTCGCTCGGCATGTTGACCGGGTACTCGTCGAGCCAGGCCGTTTCGTGGAGCTTGAAGCACCCGTCGCAGAGTTTGGCTTCCGGCTCCGAGCCGCAGTTGCAAAAGGCGCACCCGCGGCCCACTTCGGGTTTGCAGGCGCCCGTATGTCGTTTTTCGGTATCCATGATTGGGTATAATTTGCGTAAAGATACAAAATAATTCACAATTCAGAATTCAGAATTCACAATTTTGGCTTATTCGGGAACTATGCCTGCAAACTGAATTTATGAATTGCGAATTGTGGATTGTGAATTCCCGTTTGCATGCAAACGGCTGATGCTGCGGCGGATGCGCACGATCATCATCACGGCTGCGGCCGACAGTCCGAACGAGAAGCCCAGGAAAAGCCCCGAAGGACCCATGCCCATCGTGAAACCGAACAGGTAGCCCGCCGGGAGGTTCAGCAGCCAGTAGGAGACGAAGGCGATCGGCATGATGATCTTCACGTCCTGAATGCCCCGCAGGATACCCACCGAGACGTTCTGGATGCCGTCCGACAGTTGGTAGAGCGCAGCGAAGACCATCAGGTTCGAGGCGATGGCGATCACCTCGGCGTTGGTGGTGAAGAAGGTCGGGATCACGTTGCGCATCGTGATGAAAACCAGCGCTGCGAGGGCGTTCCACGCCAGCACGAGGTGGTACGACGCCTTGGCCGCGAGCGACAGCTGGCCGATGTCGCGCGCGCCGTAGCAGTGCGACACGCGGATGGTGGTGGCCGCGCCGATCGACATGACGATCATAAAGGCGCAGTTGCCGATGGTCGTGGCGATCTGGTTGGCGCTCATCGTCTCCTTGTTGAACCACCCCATCATAATTCCCGTGCCGACGAAGGCCGAGGCTTCGAGGAACATCTGCATCGAGATCGGCAGGCCCATGTGCAGCAGTTGTCTGACCGACGCCCACGAGTAGTTGCGCGGCGAAAAGCCTTCGAGATAGACGCGGTATTTGCTGCGGCTGTAAAAGTAGCCGATCATCAGCATCGGGGCGATGATGCGCGACATCAGCGTGCCCAGGCCCGCGCCCTCGGCGCCCATCTCGGGAAATCCGTAGCGGCCGTAGATGAACACCCAGTTGAAGCCGATGTTCGCGAGGTTGGCCGCGATCGTGACGAACATCTCGACCTTCGTGTTGCCCACGCCTTCGAGGAACTGCTTGAAGGTGAAGAACAGCATGATGAACGGCATGCTCCACACCAGCATCCTGTAATAGGGGATGGCCATGTCGACCACTTCGGCGGGCTGGCCGAGGTGGTACATCAGCGGGATGACGGCGTACTGCACGGCGGCCATCGCCACGCCCAGCAGTCCGTAGAAGAGAATGCCGTTCTGGAGCAGTCCCGACGATTTCTCGCGGTCGCCCTGCGCGTAGAGTTCGCCCACGAGAGGCGTCATGCCCAGTGCGATGCCGATGGCGGCGATGAAGAGGATGAAGAAGACGGCGCCGCCGAACGACACGGCGGCCAGCGGCGTGGGGTCGCTGCCTCCGTAGCGGCCGACCATCAGGTTGTCGGCGACCTGCGTGAGGATCTGCCCCAGCTGTGTCAGCACCACGGGCAGCGCCAGCCGCAGGTTGGCCTTGTATTGGTCTTTGTATGTTGCGAATTTGTACATAGGTGCGCAAAGGTACGAATAATCTCTGGGAAAAGAGAAGAAAGGTTTGTGCGGATTTTTCCAAGTTGAAATAACATAGTTCCTGGTCAATATTGACTTTCGGGGATTTTTTGCTGAAATTTGTGGGAGCAATACCCCAAAAGAGCGTTGTATTCTGCAAAACATTTTCTATCTTTGTCTTGCTGTCCGGATGGGCAGCGACATATTGTTGGCAGAAGTGTTTCGCTTTTATTCTTGAATGGAAATCTGGAAAATTTCACGTGAACAAGAATAAGCAATACAAACACTCATCGCCGTGTATAGTTATATCATTCTCGATATACTGTCCGGTGTGGGGTATTGTTTATTTGTTCACGGGTATTCCAGAACCTCCATTCAGATAAACGAACGACTCCACACTTCTTTTTTGACAACCGCCATATAGGAGCCGAGTGGCGCATATCTCAGTGCTTATGGAAAATAATTGAATTGGCAATAATTGTGGAAATAGATTCCTGTAATATTAGTGATAAATATTTGTAAATTAATAAAATATAAATTATGAAACAGTATAGGGTAATTGGGGCGTCGATATTTTTTTGTCTTTCATTTTTGGGGTGTAAAAATTACGAAAACCAAAAGGATAAAATGATACGATTCGTATGCGATTACAAAGCAATGCAAATCGAAAACGGAAACGTGGACTATGAGAATCTGTGTGATTTAAACCGGATTTTATCCCGATTCAGGGATACCATGCAGATGAGTTTAATCGAATATTGTTCGCAGAAAAGAGAGCAGAGCGAACGGGACTTAAAGTTGTCACAGCAGATACGCTTGAGTGAATATGACCTTATGACAGGGTCATCCAGAGCGGCTCTTGATAAAATGAAGCCGATGAATTATTATGAACAAGATTTGAAAAAATTGAAATCTATCCTAATGAAAACAGATTCATTGGCACTCAACTCGGACATGTATGCGAAAACGATCTCCGGGTATTTTACAATGGCATTGAGTAAATTAAAAAAGAAGAACAAGGCCGATGCCGATTTTATGGGGCTTCTTCTCTTTTTTGCAGGGAACTCTCAAATTATTTCGGACAAATACGAGATCGTTTATAATGCGTATTATGATGCGGTCCGATTTTTAATAACCGAACCGGAGTTTTGGATTTCAGATTATTGTAATATCGTGTTGAAAACGATAAAGGCATTTTCGGCGAAATTGGAGGCGGATGAATTTTATTCGATTTATATGGATATGGTAAACCATACTGCGGCTGACTATCTTGGTCCCGATCTTGTTGATATTATAAATACATACACTCGGTATGCGTATGTTACGGATAAGGAAACTGAATTTGAAAAATATTTGGCAATTTCATTGGAATAACGATCATACATTTAAAAATTGAAAACTATGGCTGGAAATTTATGGAAAATGACAGCGATCAAAAATGCTGGAAAACTGACGAAGGGAATGAGCGTCGAGATTCTTGTAACCGGAACATCAGCAAAACCGAGTGTAAAACAAATTATCGAGGCAATCGAAGACAAATACGGCGTAACCGTATCGAGTTGTCATTGTGGATATGCTAATTTTGAGATTGAGAAATTGAATTGAACCGATAGCTGTTTATGTAATAAGGGAGAACCGCACGGTCCTCCCTTATTACATAAACAGCTGTTTGGTTTTACGCCACGCGCAGCTTCACGCCGTGGGCCTTGTCCGACTCCACGACCACGGTGTCGCCCTCGTGGAGCTTGCCGTCGATGATCAGCGACGAAAGCGGCTCTTCGACGTTGTCCATCAGCGTCCGTTTCAGCGAGCGGACTCCGTAGCGCGACTCGTAGCCCATGGCCGCCAGCCGGCGTTTGGCCCCTTCGGTGATCTTCACCTTGTAGCCCAGCCTGCCCGTGCGGGCCATCAGCCCCTGCAATTCCAGGTCGACGATCCGTTCCACGTCGGCGATCTCCAGCGTGCGGAACAGCACGATGTCGTCGATGCGGTTGAGGAACTCCGGGGCGAAGGTGTGCTCCAGAGCCTTGCGGTATTCGCTCTGGGGCGTCCGGTCGGCTACGGCGCTCTTCGAAGTGGTGCTGTAACCCACATGCACCGATTTCTGGATCACGGCCCGCGAACCCACGTTCGAGGTCATAATGATGATCGTGTTGCGGAAGTCGACCTTGCGTCCCGAGCCGTCGGTGAGGTGCCCCTCGTCGAAGATCTGCAACATGGCGTTGAAGACCTCGGGATGGGCCTTCTCGATCTCGTCGAAGAGCACCACGGCGTAGGGCTGACGACGCACGGCCTCCGTTAACTGGCCTCCTTCGCCGTAACCGACGTATCCCGGGGGCGAGCCGATCAGGCGCGCCACGTTGTGTTTTTCGCCGTATTCGCTCATGTCGATCCGGATCAGCCCGCGGCGCTCGTCGAACAGCCATTTCGACACCTCCTTGGCCAGCAGCGTCTTGCCGACGCCCGTGGGCCCGACGAAGAGGAAGACGCCGATGGGGCGGTTTTCGTCCTTCAGTCCGGCGCGCGAACGGCGGATGGTGCGCGAAATCTTCTCCACGGCCTCCTGCTGTCCCACGACGCGCTTGGCGAGGTGTTCGCGC
This Alistipes shahii WAL 8301 DNA region includes the following protein-coding sequences:
- a CDS encoding MATE family efflux transporter, whose translation is MYKFATYKDQYKANLRLALPVVLTQLGQILTQVADNLMVGRYGGSDPTPLAAVSFGGAVFFILFIAAIGIALGMTPLVGELYAQGDREKSSGLLQNGILFYGLLGVAMAAVQYAVIPLMYHLGQPAEVVDMAIPYYRMLVWSMPFIMLFFTFKQFLEGVGNTKVEMFVTIAANLANIGFNWVFIYGRYGFPEMGAEGAGLGTLMSRIIAPMLMIGYFYSRSKYRVYLEGFSPRNYSWASVRQLLHMGLPISMQMFLEASAFVGTGIMMGWFNKETMSANQIATTIGNCAFMIVMSIGAATTIRVSHCYGARDIGQLSLAAKASYHLVLAWNALAALVFITMRNVIPTFFTTNAEVIAIASNLMVFAALYQLSDGIQNVSVGILRGIQDVKIIMPIAFVSYWLLNLPAGYLFGFTMGMGPSGLFLGFSFGLSAAAVMMIVRIRRSISRLHANGNSQSTIRNS
- the ricT gene encoding regulatory iron-sulfur-containing complex subunit RicT, with translation MDTEKRHTGACKPEVGRGCAFCNCGSEPEAKLCDGCFKLHETAWLDEYPVNMPSDIVEVRFKNTRRSFYQNVNNLDLKRGDIVAVEASPGHDIGVVSLTGDLVARQMRRTGFNPYNGEYKKIYRKAKPYDIEKWQEAIALEHETMIASRQIAADMGLNMKIGDVEYQGDKIKAIFYYIADERVDFRELIKVFAERFHIRIEMKQIGARQEAGRIGGLGACGRELCCASWMSSFSSVTTGAARVQDISLNPQKLAGQCSKLKCCMMYEYDTYVDARKEFPRLREPLQAAEGEWFCVKSDVLAGTMTFSSSKEAMANVTTLPVSRVREIMALNRQGKKVERLQDADDIRPEIEEPTYRSEEDSITRFDQAKRRKRGGRNNKGRGEQGRPAGQNGQTPQESGGETRQPREGQPGRPDRQPRRNDRPRNGGNGGNGGERQNGGNGERPHNGNGRGDNNRGENNGREPRENNGREPRENNGGGREGGNRSRNNRNRRRGNGNNGGNAPAGNNGNGGGSEGGNNGGTHQNQ